The following are encoded together in the Actinoplanes sp. N902-109 genome:
- a CDS encoding ABC transporter substrate-binding protein — MTRHSWLPAALLTAVLLGVAGCSGASSGATLELTAALPDTVPSGTELRIGDPEVQAIVQAAGLDRELSAAGVKVAWANISGGPRSIQAFRADKLDCSSVADIPSLFAAWTGTSTKIVFQSVIVDPLRYPIYELGVAPGVAVRSPADLRGKKIAYSAGQAQGALVLRVLQKAGLTRKDVTLVELTSTEDSYATALGSKSVDVAPLAAQQVKVYQSKYPQGTSIKTGIRDDASTLYCLTKTVQDADKAAALKKYVAVRTKALLWRNKHRDEYAKVYLQDVEGLSAADAKTVISITGSSGIPATWDAALARLQATADLLAQEQGHDKLDVNKLVDRRFEPVEAGAAGSEVVTGAAS; from the coding sequence ATGACCCGACATTCCTGGCTGCCTGCTGCCCTGCTCACCGCCGTCCTGCTCGGCGTGGCCGGCTGCTCCGGCGCCTCTTCCGGCGCGACCCTGGAACTGACCGCCGCGTTGCCGGACACCGTGCCCAGCGGCACCGAGCTGCGCATCGGCGACCCGGAGGTGCAGGCCATCGTGCAGGCCGCCGGGCTGGACCGGGAGCTGAGCGCCGCCGGCGTCAAGGTGGCCTGGGCCAATATCAGCGGCGGCCCGCGCAGCATCCAGGCGTTCCGCGCCGACAAGCTGGACTGCAGCTCGGTCGCCGACATCCCGTCGCTGTTCGCCGCGTGGACCGGCACCTCGACCAAGATCGTGTTCCAGTCGGTCATCGTGGACCCGCTGAGGTATCCGATCTACGAGCTGGGCGTCGCCCCCGGCGTGGCGGTGCGCTCGCCGGCCGACCTGCGCGGCAAGAAGATCGCCTACAGCGCCGGGCAGGCCCAGGGCGCCCTGGTGCTGCGGGTGCTGCAGAAGGCCGGCCTGACCCGGAAGGACGTGACCCTGGTCGAGCTGACCAGCACCGAGGACTCGTACGCCACCGCCCTGGGCAGCAAGTCCGTCGACGTGGCACCGCTGGCTGCCCAGCAGGTCAAGGTCTATCAGAGCAAGTATCCGCAGGGGACGTCGATCAAGACCGGCATCCGCGACGACGCATCCACGTTGTACTGCCTCACCAAGACGGTGCAGGACGCCGACAAGGCCGCCGCGCTCAAGAAGTACGTCGCGGTGCGCACCAAGGCGTTGCTGTGGAGGAACAAGCACCGCGACGAGTACGCCAAGGTGTACCTGCAGGACGTGGAGGGTCTCAGCGCCGCCGACGCCAAGACGGTCATCTCCATCACCGGCTCCAGTGGCATCCCGGCGACCTGGGACGCCGCCCTGGCACGGCTGCAGGCAACCGCCGACCTGCTGGCCCAGGAGCAGGGACACGACAAGCTCGACGTGAACAAGCTGGTGGACCGCCGCTTCGAGCCGGTCGAGGCCGGGGCCGCCGGGTCCGAGGTGGTCACGGGGGCCGCGTCATGA
- a CDS encoding ROK family protein: MASTTRRSELPPVVGRRSRDSSSAVLRAILDHGPVARSSVARAAQLSHASVTGIVGSLLERGLVCEVPQAAGPRGMGRPHVPLDIDARSLAVAGVHIAVKQITVALLDLRGRVLARQQRPHGSTEPAAVLRSARELVAGIRRTHGSQRRILGLGLATGGWVDAEAGTVVEHDLLGWREVPAGALLAAATGLPVRLDSNARALLKAEQLVGRVARQARRSAVHLFVGNVVDVAFALGGVVHRGSRSAAGAVAHLPIEGCAEVCACGRTGCLQAAVSQRTLLRRAVAAGLIRRPVFDDLLAAAGSGSAPALELLHERARLVGRAAALLLDLFDPEVLIVTEQGVNRLPGCLATLRAEAGARSAGGSVHPSSFADAVPAVAGGAVALDLVYG, translated from the coding sequence ATGGCGAGCACGACCCGGCGCAGTGAGCTGCCGCCGGTCGTCGGCCGCCGGTCGCGGGACTCCAGCTCGGCGGTGCTGCGCGCCATCCTCGATCACGGTCCGGTCGCGCGCAGCTCGGTCGCCCGGGCGGCGCAGTTGTCGCACGCCTCGGTCACCGGCATCGTGGGTTCGCTGCTGGAGCGGGGGCTGGTGTGCGAGGTGCCGCAGGCGGCCGGGCCGCGCGGCATGGGCCGCCCGCACGTGCCGCTGGACATCGACGCGCGCAGCCTTGCCGTGGCCGGTGTGCACATCGCTGTCAAGCAAATCACCGTCGCGCTGCTCGACCTGCGCGGGCGCGTGCTGGCCCGGCAGCAGCGGCCACATGGCAGCACCGAGCCGGCCGCGGTGCTGCGCTCGGCGAGGGAGCTGGTGGCCGGGATCCGGCGTACGCACGGCTCTCAGCGGCGCATCCTCGGGCTCGGGCTCGCGACCGGCGGGTGGGTCGACGCGGAGGCCGGCACGGTCGTCGAGCACGATCTGCTCGGCTGGCGCGAGGTTCCGGCCGGTGCGCTGCTCGCCGCGGCGACCGGGTTGCCGGTGCGGCTGGACAGCAACGCGCGGGCGCTGCTCAAGGCCGAGCAGCTGGTCGGCCGGGTGGCGCGGCAAGCCCGGCGCAGCGCGGTGCACTTGTTCGTGGGCAACGTGGTCGACGTCGCGTTCGCGCTCGGCGGGGTGGTGCACCGGGGTTCCCGGTCGGCCGCGGGCGCGGTCGCGCACCTGCCGATCGAGGGCTGCGCCGAGGTCTGCGCGTGCGGGCGCACCGGCTGCCTGCAGGCCGCCGTGTCGCAGCGCACCTTGCTGCGCCGGGCCGTCGCGGCCGGGCTGATCCGCCGGCCGGTGTTCGACGATCTGCTGGCAGCGGCGGGCTCGGGCAGCGCACCGGCGCTGGAGCTGCTGCACGAACGGGCTCGGCTCGTCGGCCGGGCCGCCGCGCTGCTGCTCGACCTGTTCGACCCCGAGGTGCTGATCGTGACCGAGCAGGGGGTCAACCGGTTGCCCGGCTGCCTGGCGACGCTGCGGGCGGAGGCCGGCGCCCGGTCCGCCGGCGGCAGCGTCCACCCGTCGAGTTTCGCCGACGCCGTGCCGGCCGTGGCGGGCGGGGCGGTGGCGCTCGACCTCGTCTACGGCTGA
- a CDS encoding VIT family protein has product MTHPGEPHDAAMNGRLNWLRAGVLGANDGIVSTAGLVIGVAGATTSTGPILTAGVAGLVAGAVSMALGEYVSVSSQRDTEQALLDKERAELADYPEQEFEELVELYAAKGLSAATARQVARELTDKDAFAAHADVELHLDPAELARPWQAAGASAVAFTTGSALPLLAILLPPPSVRAVVAFIVVIAALAATGWLSARLGGARPGRAMGRLVVGGAVAMGVTYGIGALVGTAVG; this is encoded by the coding sequence GTGACGCACCCCGGTGAGCCGCACGACGCGGCCATGAACGGCCGGCTGAACTGGCTGCGCGCCGGCGTGCTCGGCGCCAACGACGGCATCGTGTCGACCGCCGGCCTGGTGATCGGGGTGGCCGGTGCCACCACCTCGACCGGGCCGATCCTGACCGCCGGGGTTGCGGGCCTGGTCGCCGGCGCGGTCTCGATGGCGCTGGGTGAGTACGTCTCGGTCAGCAGCCAGCGCGACACCGAGCAGGCCCTGCTCGACAAGGAACGCGCCGAGCTGGCCGACTACCCCGAGCAGGAGTTCGAGGAACTCGTCGAGCTGTACGCGGCCAAGGGCCTCAGCGCCGCAACCGCCCGGCAGGTGGCCCGGGAACTGACCGACAAGGACGCCTTCGCCGCCCACGCCGATGTCGAGCTGCACCTCGACCCGGCGGAGCTGGCCCGCCCGTGGCAGGCGGCCGGCGCGTCGGCGGTGGCCTTCACGACCGGTTCCGCGCTGCCGCTGCTGGCGATCCTCCTGCCACCACCCTCCGTACGGGCAGTCGTGGCCTTCATCGTGGTCATCGCCGCGCTGGCCGCGACCGGCTGGCTGAGCGCCCGCCTCGGTGGCGCCCGCCCGGGCCGGGCGATGGGCCGGCTGGTCGTCGGGGGCGCGGTGGCGATGGGGGTGACGTACGGCATCGGCGCTCTGGTCGGCACCGCCGTCGGCTGA
- a CDS encoding carboxymuconolactone decarboxylase family protein, with protein MAIKDQDLGGRLPLVDIEALSPVQQRFYEAAMAEQYPWSLQAGFQFVTDDHRLIGPYNAFLRRPEVAEKFQEFAKAEAQRTTLSPQLREVVILAVGSAWGSDYEVHAHRILARATGIPAGDADALAAGRSPAQLGREAELVFALARQLTTEHRVDQALYDEALAAFGAEGLVDIAALIGVYLTVSAVLNLFAVPAPDQPVDSVTTG; from the coding sequence ATGGCGATCAAGGACCAGGATCTGGGCGGGCGTCTCCCGCTCGTCGACATCGAAGCACTGAGCCCGGTGCAACAGCGCTTCTACGAGGCCGCGATGGCGGAGCAGTATCCGTGGTCCCTGCAGGCGGGCTTTCAGTTCGTCACCGACGACCACCGGTTGATCGGGCCGTACAACGCGTTCCTCCGCCGTCCCGAGGTCGCCGAGAAGTTCCAGGAGTTCGCCAAGGCCGAAGCTCAGCGCACGACTCTGTCGCCGCAGCTGCGTGAGGTCGTGATTCTCGCGGTCGGGTCAGCCTGGGGCTCGGACTACGAGGTCCACGCCCACCGGATTCTGGCGCGGGCCACGGGGATTCCCGCCGGCGACGCGGACGCATTGGCCGCGGGCCGCTCCCCGGCACAGCTCGGGCGCGAGGCAGAGCTCGTCTTCGCTCTCGCGCGGCAGCTGACCACCGAGCATCGCGTCGACCAGGCGCTCTACGACGAGGCCCTGGCCGCCTTCGGTGCGGAGGGCCTCGTCGACATCGCGGCGCTGATCGGCGTCTACCTCACCGTCAGTGCCGTTCTCAACCTGTTCGCCGTTCCCGCACCCGACCAGCCGGTCGACTCGGTGACGACGGGCTGA
- a CDS encoding cupin domain-containing protein, which produces MTVRRVVTGHDSTGRSRVVDDQKVEAITSALTPGFAAYRLWGRDEPPAFPDDGSPSSVETYFPPLRGSRFVIITHPPEGVTPPPGVDAAAASAELERQMPGVLAAMEPDGSGMHTTDTMDYLMVVHGEATLELDDGERAVLRAGDVVVQNGTRHVWRNYGTEPCTLVAVSIGANRDVSE; this is translated from the coding sequence ATGACGGTTCGCCGGGTCGTCACCGGACACGACAGCACGGGCCGGTCGCGGGTGGTCGACGACCAGAAGGTGGAGGCGATCACCTCTGCGCTGACGCCCGGCTTCGCCGCTTACCGGCTGTGGGGACGGGACGAGCCGCCCGCATTCCCGGACGACGGGTCGCCCAGCAGCGTCGAGACGTACTTCCCGCCGCTGCGGGGATCGCGCTTCGTGATCATCACGCATCCTCCGGAGGGGGTGACGCCACCGCCGGGCGTGGACGCGGCCGCTGCCTCCGCTGAGCTGGAGCGGCAGATGCCGGGCGTGCTGGCGGCCATGGAGCCCGATGGCTCGGGGATGCACACCACCGACACGATGGACTACCTGATGGTCGTGCACGGCGAGGCCACGCTCGAACTCGATGACGGCGAGCGAGCGGTGCTGCGGGCCGGTGACGTGGTCGTCCAGAACGGCACCCGGCACGTGTGGCGCAACTACGGCACCGAGCCCTGCACGCTCGTCGCTGTGTCGATCGGTGCCAACCGTGACGTTTCCGAGTGA
- a CDS encoding TetR/AcrR family transcriptional regulator, translating to MARWQPDAHARLEEAALELFAERGYEAVSAAEIAVRAGLTKATFFRHFPDKPEVLFWGQDLLATTFRQAIADGAPDASPLELVRAAVLAVGPIFDADRHRHAATRQRLITSSPALHERAVLKRAVLAQTMTEALQARGVAAGAAELAGLAGTAAFGAAYVRWAAGPTYRAFTTVARRELDRIVDAAASLS from the coding sequence ATGGCCCGCTGGCAACCGGACGCGCACGCACGGCTGGAGGAAGCCGCCCTCGAGTTGTTCGCCGAGCGCGGGTACGAGGCGGTGTCGGCCGCCGAGATCGCCGTGCGCGCCGGACTGACCAAGGCGACGTTCTTCCGCCACTTCCCCGACAAGCCCGAGGTGCTGTTCTGGGGCCAGGACCTGCTCGCCACCACCTTCCGGCAGGCCATCGCGGACGGCGCGCCGGACGCTTCGCCGCTCGAGCTCGTCCGTGCCGCGGTCCTGGCCGTCGGCCCGATCTTCGACGCCGACCGGCACCGCCATGCCGCGACCCGGCAACGCCTGATCACCTCCTCGCCGGCCCTGCACGAACGCGCCGTCCTCAAGCGCGCCGTGCTCGCCCAGACGATGACCGAAGCGCTGCAGGCCCGGGGCGTCGCCGCCGGGGCAGCCGAGCTGGCCGGCCTGGCCGGCACCGCGGCGTTCGGCGCGGCATACGTCCGCTGGGCTGCCGGCCCGACCTACCGCGCGTTCACCACCGTCGCGCGCCGCGAACTCGACCGGATCGTCGACGCCGCAGCCAGCCTGAGCTAG
- a CDS encoding PPOX class F420-dependent oxidoreductase, producing the protein MTVFDESTRALLDGPNFAVVATLTAGGAPHTSTVWYLRDGDAVLISITADKLKARNLARDPRISLTVSDRANPYHSVDIRGSAELVTDPAKALPARLAERYLGSADANPPEPAEIERLIVRVTPAKVTEFKVSA; encoded by the coding sequence GTGACAGTCTTTGACGAAAGCACCCGGGCGCTTCTCGACGGACCCAACTTCGCCGTCGTGGCCACGCTGACCGCCGGCGGCGCCCCGCACACGTCCACCGTCTGGTATCTGCGCGACGGCGACGCGGTCCTGATCTCCATCACCGCCGACAAGCTCAAGGCGCGCAACCTAGCCCGCGATCCGCGGATCAGCCTCACGGTGTCCGACCGGGCAAACCCCTACCACTCCGTCGACATCCGCGGTTCCGCGGAACTGGTCACCGACCCGGCGAAGGCACTGCCGGCCCGGCTGGCCGAGCGCTACCTCGGCAGCGCCGACGCCAATCCCCCGGAGCCGGCCGAGATCGAGCGGTTGATCGTCCGGGTGACCCCGGCCAAGGTCACCGAGTTCAAGGTCTCCGCGTGA